A stretch of the Filimonas lacunae genome encodes the following:
- a CDS encoding globin family protein → MKKITLFALVVTLGCTVMLTPSCSKSNNDSPATPTLYDSLGGTVMVTDPANTSTKMEAGRLLIRNIVDSSIFVIAADNKINGFFKVLLAEVTNGNTSGFAALSKNLTDFVCVGTGAKSITYGGKSMKAAHDPAQNSRMNGKAANADMDQFEVDLVAGAKKAGVPADNPALASVARIVESLRSVVVQQ, encoded by the coding sequence ATGAAGAAGATTACACTCTTTGCCCTGGTTGTAACACTGGGATGCACCGTTATGCTTACACCATCCTGCTCTAAAAGCAATAACGACTCACCCGCAACTCCTACCCTGTACGATTCGTTAGGTGGAACTGTTATGGTTACTGACCCTGCCAACACCAGTACCAAAATGGAAGCAGGCCGCCTGTTGATTCGTAACATTGTAGACAGTAGCATTTTTGTTATTGCAGCAGATAACAAAATCAATGGATTTTTTAAAGTATTACTGGCAGAAGTAACCAATGGCAACACCAGCGGCTTTGCAGCCTTAAGTAAAAACCTTACTGATTTTGTATGTGTAGGCACAGGCGCTAAAAGCATTACCTATGGCGGAAAAAGCATGAAAGCCGCGCACGATCCCGCACAAAACTCCCGTATGAATGGTAAAGCCGCTAACGCGGATATGGACCAGTTTGAAGTGGACCTGGTGGCAGGAGCTAAAAAAGCAGGCGTACCTGCTGATAACCCGGCTTTAGCAAGTGTGGCAAGAATAGTGGAATCACTGAGAAGTGTGGTAGTGCAGCAATAA